In Peromyscus maniculatus bairdii isolate BWxNUB_F1_BW_parent chromosome 9, HU_Pman_BW_mat_3.1, whole genome shotgun sequence, one genomic interval encodes:
- the Cby2 gene encoding protein chibby homolog 2 isoform X2, with product MQPAEVKCRMEGPKAQRGTTEPFLRLHNLYSTPRCSRQAALPRMSRRVASQHSYPLNRFSSVPFDPMERPTSQADLELDYNPPRVQLSDEMFVFQDGRWVNENCRLQSPYFSPSSSFHHKLHHKRLAREHLLQEENKTLRDENRALRDENRALRKENKMLQVFWEDHKVTLGHEESQPPSPLLHKDTASQEVVKKDNATLPVQRSKENTLHLIREENRALQQLLEQRQAYWAQAEDSGASAEEGKPTSSPKEEPHNPGLLPDQSPGLSSPFEEPKGPPTTQEDSKTLRALREMVNNLSGPSGEDEGQVGPNLADSAQLMQLLREMNQALQALREENRLLQEENRALHVLRDVHRIFQEENKALWENNKLKLQQCMVIDTMTEVTARMEMLVEELCASASAKNNKDPKKPSRV from the exons ATGCAGCCAGCGGAGGTGAAATGTAGGATGGAGGGACCCAAGGCACAG AGGGGCACCACTGAGCCTTTCCTGAGGCTCCACAACCTCTACAGCACCCCTCGCTGCTCCAGGCAGGCTGCCTTGCCCCGGATGAGCCGCAGGGTAGCCAGCCAGCATTCCTACCCACTCAACCGCTTCTCTTCTGTGCCCTTTGACCCCATGGAGCGCCCCAcctcccaggctgacctggaactggacTACAACCCTCCCCGGGTGCAGCTCAGCGACGAGATGTTCGTCTTCCAGGACGGGCGGTGGGTGAATGAGAACTGCCGCCTGCAGTCGCCTTACTTCTCGCCCTCGTCCTCCTTCCACCATAAGCTGCACCACAAGAGGCTGGCCAGGGAGCACCTGCTGCAGGAGGAGAACAAGACTCTCCGGGATGAGAACCGGGCCCTGCGCGATGAGAACAGGGCCCTCCGCAAGGAGAACAAGATGCTGCAGGTCTTCTGGGAAGACCACAAGGTCACCCTGGGCCACGAGGAGAGTCAGCCCCCCTCGCCGTTGCTGCACAAGGACACAGCCTCCCAGGAAGTCGTGAAGAAAGACAACGCCACCTTGCCTGTCCAGCGGAGCAAGGAGAACACCTTACACCTCATTCGAGAGGAGAACCGGGCCCTCCAGCAGTtgctggagcagaggcaggcctaCTGGGCCCAGGCAGAAGACAGTGGCGCTTCTGCCGAGGAGGGTAAGCCCACCTCCTCACCCAAGGAGGAGCCCCATAACCCTGGGCTCCTCCCAGACCAGAGCCCAGGCCTCTCCTCCCCGTTTGAGGAGCCCAAAGGGCCCCCCACCACACAGGAGGACTCCAAGACCCTGCGCGCCCTGCGGGAGATGGTTAACAACTTGTCTGGGCCGTCTGGGGAAGATGAGGGTCAAGTCGGCCCCAACCTAGCTGACAGCGCTCAGCTTATGCAGCTGCTGAGGGAGATGAACCAGGCGCTGCAGGCCCTGCGGGAGGAGAACCGGTTGCTGCAGGAGGAGAACCGGGCTCTGCACGTCCTCCGTGACGTGCACCGCATCTTCCAGGAGGAGAACAAGGCCTTGTGGGAGAACAACAAGCTGAAGCTGCAGCAGTGCATGGTCATCGACACGATGACTGAGGTCACCGCCCGGATGGAGATGCTTGTGGAAGAGCTATGTGCCTCGGCCTCAGCCAAGAACAACAAAGATCCCAAGAAGCCCAGCAGGGTCTGA
- the Cby2 gene encoding protein chibby homolog 2 isoform X1, which yields MSPLECSECFGDQLMHRTYTWHLTLHSRPDFTRKRDTRSESLEIPINVVLPQRGTTEPFLRLHNLYSTPRCSRQAALPRMSRRVASQHSYPLNRFSSVPFDPMERPTSQADLELDYNPPRVQLSDEMFVFQDGRWVNENCRLQSPYFSPSSSFHHKLHHKRLAREHLLQEENKTLRDENRALRDENRALRKENKMLQVFWEDHKVTLGHEESQPPSPLLHKDTASQEVVKKDNATLPVQRSKENTLHLIREENRALQQLLEQRQAYWAQAEDSGASAEEGKPTSSPKEEPHNPGLLPDQSPGLSSPFEEPKGPPTTQEDSKTLRALREMVNNLSGPSGEDEGQVGPNLADSAQLMQLLREMNQALQALREENRLLQEENRALHVLRDVHRIFQEENKALWENNKLKLQQCMVIDTMTEVTARMEMLVEELCASASAKNNKDPKKPSRV from the exons ATGTCACCCCTGGAATGTTCTGAGTGTTTTGGTGACCAGCTTATGCATAGGACCTATACCTGGCATCTCACATTG caCTCGAGGCCAGATTTTACAAGAAAGAGGGATACCAGATCTGAAAGCCTAGAAATTCCAATCAATGTGGTCCTACCTCAG AGGGGCACCACTGAGCCTTTCCTGAGGCTCCACAACCTCTACAGCACCCCTCGCTGCTCCAGGCAGGCTGCCTTGCCCCGGATGAGCCGCAGGGTAGCCAGCCAGCATTCCTACCCACTCAACCGCTTCTCTTCTGTGCCCTTTGACCCCATGGAGCGCCCCAcctcccaggctgacctggaactggacTACAACCCTCCCCGGGTGCAGCTCAGCGACGAGATGTTCGTCTTCCAGGACGGGCGGTGGGTGAATGAGAACTGCCGCCTGCAGTCGCCTTACTTCTCGCCCTCGTCCTCCTTCCACCATAAGCTGCACCACAAGAGGCTGGCCAGGGAGCACCTGCTGCAGGAGGAGAACAAGACTCTCCGGGATGAGAACCGGGCCCTGCGCGATGAGAACAGGGCCCTCCGCAAGGAGAACAAGATGCTGCAGGTCTTCTGGGAAGACCACAAGGTCACCCTGGGCCACGAGGAGAGTCAGCCCCCCTCGCCGTTGCTGCACAAGGACACAGCCTCCCAGGAAGTCGTGAAGAAAGACAACGCCACCTTGCCTGTCCAGCGGAGCAAGGAGAACACCTTACACCTCATTCGAGAGGAGAACCGGGCCCTCCAGCAGTtgctggagcagaggcaggcctaCTGGGCCCAGGCAGAAGACAGTGGCGCTTCTGCCGAGGAGGGTAAGCCCACCTCCTCACCCAAGGAGGAGCCCCATAACCCTGGGCTCCTCCCAGACCAGAGCCCAGGCCTCTCCTCCCCGTTTGAGGAGCCCAAAGGGCCCCCCACCACACAGGAGGACTCCAAGACCCTGCGCGCCCTGCGGGAGATGGTTAACAACTTGTCTGGGCCGTCTGGGGAAGATGAGGGTCAAGTCGGCCCCAACCTAGCTGACAGCGCTCAGCTTATGCAGCTGCTGAGGGAGATGAACCAGGCGCTGCAGGCCCTGCGGGAGGAGAACCGGTTGCTGCAGGAGGAGAACCGGGCTCTGCACGTCCTCCGTGACGTGCACCGCATCTTCCAGGAGGAGAACAAGGCCTTGTGGGAGAACAACAAGCTGAAGCTGCAGCAGTGCATGGTCATCGACACGATGACTGAGGTCACCGCCCGGATGGAGATGCTTGTGGAAGAGCTATGTGCCTCGGCCTCAGCCAAGAACAACAAAGATCCCAAGAAGCCCAGCAGGGTCTGA
- the Cby2 gene encoding protein chibby homolog 2 isoform X3 — MSRRVASQHSYPLNRFSSVPFDPMERPTSQADLELDYNPPRVQLSDEMFVFQDGRWVNENCRLQSPYFSPSSSFHHKLHHKRLAREHLLQEENKTLRDENRALRDENRALRKENKMLQVFWEDHKVTLGHEESQPPSPLLHKDTASQEVVKKDNATLPVQRSKENTLHLIREENRALQQLLEQRQAYWAQAEDSGASAEEGKPTSSPKEEPHNPGLLPDQSPGLSSPFEEPKGPPTTQEDSKTLRALREMVNNLSGPSGEDEGQVGPNLADSAQLMQLLREMNQALQALREENRLLQEENRALHVLRDVHRIFQEENKALWENNKLKLQQCMVIDTMTEVTARMEMLVEELCASASAKNNKDPKKPSRV, encoded by the coding sequence ATGAGCCGCAGGGTAGCCAGCCAGCATTCCTACCCACTCAACCGCTTCTCTTCTGTGCCCTTTGACCCCATGGAGCGCCCCAcctcccaggctgacctggaactggacTACAACCCTCCCCGGGTGCAGCTCAGCGACGAGATGTTCGTCTTCCAGGACGGGCGGTGGGTGAATGAGAACTGCCGCCTGCAGTCGCCTTACTTCTCGCCCTCGTCCTCCTTCCACCATAAGCTGCACCACAAGAGGCTGGCCAGGGAGCACCTGCTGCAGGAGGAGAACAAGACTCTCCGGGATGAGAACCGGGCCCTGCGCGATGAGAACAGGGCCCTCCGCAAGGAGAACAAGATGCTGCAGGTCTTCTGGGAAGACCACAAGGTCACCCTGGGCCACGAGGAGAGTCAGCCCCCCTCGCCGTTGCTGCACAAGGACACAGCCTCCCAGGAAGTCGTGAAGAAAGACAACGCCACCTTGCCTGTCCAGCGGAGCAAGGAGAACACCTTACACCTCATTCGAGAGGAGAACCGGGCCCTCCAGCAGTtgctggagcagaggcaggcctaCTGGGCCCAGGCAGAAGACAGTGGCGCTTCTGCCGAGGAGGGTAAGCCCACCTCCTCACCCAAGGAGGAGCCCCATAACCCTGGGCTCCTCCCAGACCAGAGCCCAGGCCTCTCCTCCCCGTTTGAGGAGCCCAAAGGGCCCCCCACCACACAGGAGGACTCCAAGACCCTGCGCGCCCTGCGGGAGATGGTTAACAACTTGTCTGGGCCGTCTGGGGAAGATGAGGGTCAAGTCGGCCCCAACCTAGCTGACAGCGCTCAGCTTATGCAGCTGCTGAGGGAGATGAACCAGGCGCTGCAGGCCCTGCGGGAGGAGAACCGGTTGCTGCAGGAGGAGAACCGGGCTCTGCACGTCCTCCGTGACGTGCACCGCATCTTCCAGGAGGAGAACAAGGCCTTGTGGGAGAACAACAAGCTGAAGCTGCAGCAGTGCATGGTCATCGACACGATGACTGAGGTCACCGCCCGGATGGAGATGCTTGTGGAAGAGCTATGTGCCTCGGCCTCAGCCAAGAACAACAAAGATCCCAAGAAGCCCAGCAGGGTCTGA